The following proteins are encoded in a genomic region of Ursus arctos isolate Adak ecotype North America unplaced genomic scaffold, UrsArc2.0 scaffold_32, whole genome shotgun sequence:
- the LOC113268401 gene encoding serglycin-like, with translation MQLLLALALLLGLDSSVQGCPVRRAGYQWLGRSPDGNSANFIEEKGLTFSLLPGESNRILPPRTDPASMTRSQNLNGVFPLSESYFGSRSGSGSGSRSGFFTEIEREYQAVNENNAFYYNFRPLKRNRPSDTRDLGQDGPEEDFII, from the coding sequence ATGCAGCTGCTCCTGGCTCTTGCCCTCCTCCTGGGTTTGGATTCTTCAGTTCAAGGTTGTCCTGTGCGGAGAGCTGGGTACCAGTGGCTAGGCCGCAGTCCTGACGGTAATTCTGCAAACTTCATTGAGGAGAAGGGACTGACATTCAGCCTACTTCCCGGTGAATCCAACAGAATCCTTCCTCCAAGGACCGACCCTGCCTCAATGACAAGGTCCCAGAACTTGAATggtgtcttccctctttctgaGAGCTATTTTGGATCCCGCTCTGGCTCTGGATCAGGATCTAGAAGTGGCTTCTTCACTGAAATTGAACGGGAATACCAAGCAGTCAATGAAAACAATGCTTTTTATTACAACTTTAGGCCTCTCAAGAGAAATCGGCCATCGGACACCCGGGACTTGGGTCAAGATGGACCAGAAGaggattttattatataa